TCGGAGGTCAGGCCCATCATCGCCAGGAACGGCGTCACGAACGACGAACTCAACAGGCCATGGTGGTTGGCGGCCTCGTACCCGTCAGCCGACACGGCGAGCGGGAAGATCGCCTTGAGATGTGGCGGTCGCTCGACCGCCGCCTCGAGTTGGGTCATCGCGAAGTAGCTGATGCCGATCATGCCGACGCTTCCGTCGCACCAAGGTTGGGCCGCGACCCACTCGACGAGGTCGTACATGTCTCGGCGTTCTTGGGCATCGAAAAAGCCATACGTGCCGCCGGACCCGCACGTGCCGCGCAGGTTGGCGATGACGTGGACGTAGCCGCGGGCTACCCAGAACTCGGTCGCCCCGGCCTCGATGAACCCGGCCGGCGCGCCGAGGTCCTGCATCTGGCGCGGGTAGGGCGAGGCGGCCACCAGCGCGGGGAAGCGGCCGTCGGAGTCGGGCCGGTGAATGTCGGCCAACAACGGGGTGCCGTCGCGCATGGTGACCGTCACGTTGATGTCGCTGCGGGACGCGTAGCGGGGCTCGCTGAGGTTTCGGTATTCCCGTCCGGTGGTCTGCGGACCGTTGAGCGGTCGAGTGGTTCCAGGCATAGTTTCACGCTAAGTTGAAACTAGTCTCAACGCAAGATGAAATTTCACGGGTATGGTGGGACTGTGGCGAAACGCTCCATCCCCCCAGGCCCACGCGACGAACGTGGCGTGTTGGCGGCGCGCATCCTGGCCGTGGCCCGCGACGCCTTCGCCGAACACGGCTGGGCCGGCACCGCGATCCGTGCCGTCGCTCGCGCCGCGGATGTCGACCCGGCGCTGATCTACCACTACTTCGGCTCCAAGGAGGGGCTGCTTGACGCCGCTACCGCGCCGCCACAGAAATGGCTCGATTCGGTCGTCAAGACGTGGGCGACGCCCAAGGCCGAGTTGGGTAGGCAGCTGATCCGCAACGTGCTGGACAGCTGGTCGGACGGGGAAGTCGGTCCGATCCTGCGGGCAGTGGTACTGACCGCCGCCCACGAAACCAAGACCCGCGAGAAGCTAGGACTGATCGTGGAGCACGGCCTGATAGGGGAATCCACCCTGGGCACCGATGAGGACGACCGGCTGCGCCGCAGCAGCTTGATCGCCAGCCAGCTGATCGGCTTCGCGCTGCTGCGCTACATCTGGAAAGTGGAGCCAATCGCGTCGATGTCCGACGATGAGGTGATTGCGGCGGTGGCGCCCAACCTGCAGCGCTACGTCGACGGCGATATCGGCGAGCGGGCCTGATCCCGCGCTGGGGGCGATCGGCCGTGTTGCGGGCGGACTCGGGTGGTTCGGTGAACCGCCCTGAGTCCGCGGGCATGTGCAACGGGTGGTATGGGACCGGGGCTCGGTGACGGGCGACAATGTTCGGATGCGTCGCATGCGGCGTCTCCTTCCGCTCGTGGTCGTCGTCGCGCTCGTCACGGCGTCCGGCGCCTGCAAAGTTGGCTCGTCGTCCGAATCCGCGACCGTCACACCGCCGCGTATCCACCCCGTCGGCACCACCGTTGCGACCAGCCCCGACGTCCCGCCAGTCGGCGACGCCGCCCGTGCGGCCGGGTTCGTCGATGTTCGCAGTGTGGTTGCCGACGCGGTGATCGACCTGCGCTACGCGACGACCAACAACTTCACCCACACGCAGCTGTATCCCTCCACCGCCCGATGCCTGGTACACCAAGACCTGGCGGCAGGCCTCGCCGCGGCCGCGGCGGCGTTACGGCCGCAGGGGCACGTGCTGGTGTTCTGGGACTGCTACCGGCCGCACGACGTTCAAGTCAGGATGTTCAACGCGGTCCCCAACCCGGCCTGGGTGGCACGCCCGGGTCCGTATGCGACCAGCCATGAGGCGGGGCGTTCGGTTGACGTGACATTCACCGGCGTGCAAGAGCAGTGCCCGTCCGAGCGGCAGGCCAGCGGGCTGTGCCTTGCCGACATGGGAACGGATTTCGACGACTTCACCCCGCGGGCAACGGCATTCGCGACCCAGGGCGTCAGTGCGCAGGCTCAGGCGAACCGCAGGGTTCTGCGAGACGCCATGAACTACGGCGGGTTGACGGTGTACCCGGGTGAGTGGTGGCACTTCGATGGTCCCGGCGCCGGCGTCGGCCGTCCGATTCTGAATGTGCCGGTCGACTAGCTGTCTCATATATTGAGACATGCATTTCATAATGTGATCCGGCGTTGTAGGCTGCCAGCGGAGCACGCGCAGAGCAAGGGGCCGCACAGTGAGCGACAACCGTCCAGCCATCTACACGCACGGACATCACGAGTCGGTGCTGCGCGGTCACCGGCAACGCACCGTGGAGAACTCCGCGGGCTACCTGCTGCCCCACCTGCAGCCGGGGTTGTCCGTCCTGGACATTGGTTGCGGCCCCGGAACGATCACCGCCGGCCTCGCCGCCCGGGTCGCGCCCGGACCGGTGACGGCCGTCGAACCCACCGACGACGCCTTGGACCTGGCTCGCGCGGAGGTCCGGCTGCGCAGTCTGGCAAACGTCTCGTTCGTGACCTCCGACGTGCACGCGCTCGACTTTCCCGACGACGCGTTCGATGTCGTGCACGCGCACCAGGTGCTGCAGCACGTCGCCGATCCGGTGCGGGCCCTGCGCGAGATGCGGCGGGTCTGTACGCGGGGCGGATTAGTAGCGGCTCGTGACGCCGACTACGCGGGGTTCATCTGGTACCCCCGCCTTGGGGCGCTGGACCGTTGGCGGGATCTCTATGAACGCGCGGCTCGTGCCAACGGCGGCGAACCGGATGCGGGCCGAAGGCTGCTGTCGTGGGCCCAACGGGCGGGATTCGACGACATCACGCCCACCGGCAGTCTCTGGTGCTTCGCGACGGCCGCGGACCGGCAGTGGTGGGGCGGAATGTGGGCCGACCGCATTCTTCAGTCGGATCTGGCTCACCAGCTGCTGGATTCAGGTCTGGCCACCACCGCAGAGCTCGAGGAGATGTCGAAGGCGTGGCGGGACTGGACCGCGGCCCCGGACGGTTGGCTCGCGATCCCCCACGGCGAAATCCTTTGCCGGGCATAGGCTCCCGGTCGCGAGCAGCCGCAAAAGCACCCCAAAATGGGCTCTTCTGACAGTTCCGTGGGTGGATAGCAGCGAAGTAGGGGCGCACGCCGTTGTGGCTTAAGGTTTCTGGCTTGTGAAGGGTCCGAAACCAAAGGAGCCAGCAACGACGTGCGCAATGTGAGGCTATGGCGTGCGCTGCTTGGTGTCGACCGCCGCACGGTAATCGAGGACATCGAGTTCGCTGAAGACGGCGATGGCGCGGAGTTGGTGGTGGCGCGGGTGCGCTCGCGCAGCGGTATGTCGGGCCGCTGTGGCCGCTGTCAACGCAAGGCGCCCTGGTATGACCGGGGTGAGGGACCGCGGCGGTGGCGGGCTTGGACTTGGGCACGATCCGGGTGTTTTGAGGCCGAGGCGCCGCGGGTGAATTGCCCCGCCCATGGGCCGACCGTGGTGATGGTGCCGTGGGCGCGTCACCATGCTGGACACACGTTTGCCTTTGATGACACGGTGGCCTGGCTGGCGGTGGCCTGCTCGAAAACCGCGGTGTGCGAACTGATGCGAATCGCCTGGCGCACCGTGGGGGCAGTCGTGGCCCGGGTGTGGGCCGACACCGAAAAGACCGTCGATCGGTTCGCCAATCTGCGTCGTATCGGCATTGACGAGATTGCCTACAAACGCCACCACAAGTATTTGACGGTGGTGGTCGACCACGACAGCGGCCACCTGATCTGGGCCGCGCCCGGACGCGACACCGCCACCCTGCGGCGCTTCTTCGACGCGCTGGGTGCCGACCGGGCCGCGCAGATCACCCATGTGTCCGCCGATGCGGCGGACTGGATCGCCGACGTCGTCGCCGAGCGTTGCCCGGCCGCGATCCGTTGCGCCGATCCGTTTCACGTGGTGGCCTGGGCCACCGAGGCCCTGGACGCCGAGCGGCGCCGGGCCTGGAATGACGCGCGGACGCTGGCGCGTACCGAGGCCAAATGGGGCCGTGGCCGGCCCGCCAAGAACACCGCGCCGCGGCCGGGTCATGAGCGGGCACGGCGGCTCAAGGGTGCCCGCTATGCGCTGTGGAAAAACCCCGAAGACCTCAGCGAACGTCAAACCGCCAAACTGGCCTGGATCGCCAAGACCGATCCCCGGCTATACCGTGCCTATCTGCTCAAAGAGGGCCTACGGCACGTGTTTTCGGTCAAGGGCGAGGAAGGCAAACAGGCCCTGGACCGGTGGATCTCCTGGGCGCGGCGCTGCCGCATCCCGGTATTCGTCGAGCTGGCCGGCCGCATCGTGCGCCACCGCCAGGCCATCGACGCCGCCCTCGACCACGGCCTGTCCCAGGGACTGATCGAATCCACCAACACCAAAATCCGGGTCCTGACCCGCGTCGCGTTCGGGTTTCACAACCCCGCCGCACTGATCGCGCTGGCCATGCTCGCCCTCGGCGGCCACCGCCCCACACTGCCCGGCCGCGGCTAACACCCCACCAGGGCACCCCTGGCGGGCCCCTTCCGCAGCGTCGCCGATTCTGCGCCACCCGCGCGTCGGTGTCCATGTCGTTCCGCCTCGCTGCGCTCGGGGGGCTCCACATGGACACCTCCCACGCAGGCAGCGCCAACGAGCAACTATCGCGGAAGGGAGCAAGAAGAAACTTCCAACCCATCAACCCACGGATAGGTCAGGAGCACCCCAAAATGAGCCTTTTGGGGTGCTTTTGCGGCTGCTCGCGCTATGACCGCGCCATCATATGGTAGGGAAACCCCCGCAGAGGGATTCGAAGGCATCGGCGACCTTGAGCACGGTGGCGTCGTCGAATCGCTTGCCCACGATCATCATTCCGGCGGGCAGTCCGTCGACGAGGCCGGCAGGCACCGAGATCGCGGGATGGCCGGTGATGTCCAGCGGTGCGGTGTTGACGGCCTTGCCGCGCGCATTGGCGAGCAGCGTGACATCTTGGGGGCTGCCCGTCGGGAGTGTGTCGGCCGTGCCGGGGACGGTGGGCATCACCAGCACGTCGTATCGATCGAGCGCATCGTCGTAGGCGGCGCGCAGATACGGCAGCAAATTACGCGCCTTGGCATAGGATGCGCCGCAAAGCGTTCTCAGGCCGTAGTGGCCGCACAGCGCCGTTGCCCGGATGGTGCTGGCGAACTGATCGGCCTGGGCGAGTCGCTGACGTGCGAAGTGCGCCATCAGCTCTGGGTCGTAGAGTCCGTCCACACCGAGCCCGTAACCGTTGCCGTCGAGCATTTGATAGCTGGCACCGTCGGTAAAGATGACCGTGAAGACATGAATCGCGTTCCGGTGCCAGGGCACGCTGATCTCGCCGACCGTACAGCCGATCTCGGTGAAGCGCTGTGCCGCCGACCGCACCAGCTCATCGACCTCCGGACGCGAGCCCGACTGGCCGAAGCCCTCCGCGAGCAGGCCTACCCGCAGGCCGGCGACCTCGCCGGTGAGCCCGGCCCGGTAGTCGATAACGGGCACATCGCCACGCTGACGTGGATCTCGGCCGTCCGGTCCGGCGAGCACCGTGAGCATCAGCGCCGCGTCGGCAACCGTGCGTGTCATGGGACCGAGGTGATCGATCGTTCGCTCGATCGGGAACGCGCCGGTGTAGGGCACCAGGCCATGGGTCGGCTTGTGCCCGACGATGCCGCACAGCGCCGCCGGGATCCGGACTGATCCGCCCTGGTCGCCGCCGAGGGCCAGCTCGACCTCACCGGCGGCGACGAGCGCCGCACTGCCGCTGGACGACCCGCCCGCTTCGCGTGTGGGGTCCCACGGGTTGCGCACCGGCCCGGTGGCCGAGGTGAAGCTGGAACCCGAGCAACACATGTCCTCGCAGACGCTCTTGCCCGCAACGATCGCCCCGGCCGCGAGCAGGCGCTCGACGACGGTCGCGTCGCGGCTTGGGACGAAACCCTGCACCGCTCGCGACCCGTTCATCATCGGAATCCCGGCGACGGCGATGTTGTCCTTGATGGCTACCGCCCTGCGCGCTAGCGGCCCGTCGGCGCCGGAGGCGATCTCGGCGGTGACATACCAGGCGCCGAGGGGGTTCTCGCCCGGTTGCGGGAATCGGTAGCCACGTTCGGGCGCCTGCGGGCGCGCGACCTCGTCGTACAGCTCGTCGACCACGTCGTAGGACCTCAGGGTGTGCTCGACGGCGGCCCGGTATCTCTGCTGGGCCTCGATGTCGAGGTGGAACCCGAAGTGCGCGGCCGCGGCGTCGATGTCCGCCGCCGATGGCCTGGAAACCGCCATGTCGACCTCCGTCTAGTCGTCGCCTGAGCGCGAGCAGTCGCAAAAGTCCCCCATTTCGGGACGAAATGGGGGCTTTTGCGTCTGCTCAGCGTAGGACGGGACGTGCGGTATTGGCATTCTCTTTTTTTGCAAGTACGTTATTCACCGATGGATAATGGCTCTCAGACACCGTCCGGAATTCCGCTTGCCCCGGTATACGGCCCCCCGGACCGAGGCGCGGAGCCTCCGCCGCCGGGCGAGTTTCCCTTCACCCGGGGCAACTTCGCGTCCGGGTATCGAGGGAAGCTGTGGACCTTCCGCCAGTACTCCGGCTTCGGTACCGCCGAGGAATCCAATCGCCGCTACCGCTACCTCTTGGAACAAGGCGGGACGGGGCTCTCGGTGGCGCTTGACCTGCCGACCCAGTGCGGTTATGACTCCGACGATCCCGAGTTCGGTGAGGAGGTCGGCCGCGTCGGCGTTGCGGTGGACAGCCTGGCCGACGCCGAGATCCTGTTCGACGGCATCCCGCTGGACAAGATCAGCACGAGCATGACGATCAACGGCACCGCGGCGATCCTGCTGGCCCTCTACGTCGCGGCCGCCGAGCGAAAAGGGATACCGCGGGCAAGGCTCACCGGGACCATTCAGAACGACATCCTCAAGGAGTACGCCTCGCGCGGTACCTGGATCTGGCCTCCGGAGCCGTCGCTGCGGTTGATCGCCGACACCATCGAGTTCTGTGCTGCCGAGGTCCCACGATTCAACGCGATCTCAGTGGCCGGCGCGCACTTCCGCGACGCCGGGGCCACCGCCGTGCAGGAAATGGCGTTCACGCTTGCCGACGGCGTCACCTATTGCGACACCGTGATCCAGCGAGGCCGCATGACGATCGACGAGTTCGCGCCCCAGATCTCGTTCTTCTTCTACACCCACGGCGACTTTTTCGAAGAGATCGCCAAATACCGTGCGGGACGCCGGCGGTGGGCGACCCTGGTGCGGGAACGCTACGGTGCCAAGACGGACCGGGCATCGATGTTCCGTTTCGGTTGCGTGTGCGGCGGCGCGTCACTGTATGCGCCGCAGGCGCGCAACAACGTGGTGCGGGTGGCATACGAGGCCATGGCGGCGGTATTGGGCGGCGTGCAGTCGATGTTCACCGCGGCCTGGGACGAGCCGTTCGCGCTGCCCACCGAGGAGTCCACCACGTTGGCGCTGCGCACCCAGCAGATCCTCGCCTACGAAACCGGTGTGGCCAAGGTCGCCGATCCGCTCGGCGGGTCGTACTTCGTCGAGGCCCTTACCGAGGCCACCGAGGCCCGCATCATCGAGATCATGGACGACCTCGAGCGGCACGGCGGCATGGTCAGCGCGATCGAGGACGGCTATCTGCAGGGCCTGATCGCCGACGAAGCCTTTCGGATGCATCAGGACATCGAGGCCGGCACCCGGACGGTGGTCGGGGTCAACCGGTTCGTCTCCGAGGAGCCGGAGCCGGACATCGTCACGTACGAACTCGACGCCGAGGGGCGCGATCTCCAGCTGAAGCGGCTCTCGAAGGTCAGAGCCGAAAGAGACAGTGCCGCAGTGCGATCTACCCTCGCCGCGTTGGCGCGCGGCGCGGAGGGATCCGACAATCTCATGCACATGCTGATCGACTGCGCCAACGCCTACTGCACGGTCGGCGAGATGGTCTCCGCGCTCAAGGCGGTATGGGGGGAATTCCAGCAGCCGGTGGTGTTCTAGATGGCCGTCCGGATCCTGATTGCCAAGCCCGGACTCGACGGTCATGACCGCGGCGCCAAGATCGTCGCCCGCACGCTGCGTGACGCCGGCTTCGAGGTCATCTACACCGGGATCCGGCAGCGGGTCGAAGACATCGCCTCGATCGCCGTCCAGGAAGACGTCGCCGTTGTCGGCCTCAGCATCCTGTCCGGTGCGCACCTGGCGCTCACCGCACGTACCATCGAGGCGCTGCGCGCTGCCGACGCCGCCGATATCGCCGTCGTCGTCGGTGGCACGATTCCGCATGCGGATGTGCCCAAGCTGCTTTCCGCCGGCGCCGCGGCGGTGTTTCCCACCGGAACACCGCTCGACGCGCTGGTGCGTGACATCCGCGCGCTGACCGGCAAACCCGCACCTGCTGTGGAGGAAGAGTGCGCATCGGAGTGATGGTCGGACCCGAGCGCGGCGATTCCGCGCGCAAGGTGATCCGGATGCTGGCCGACATCGACTGGGCCGAAACCACCGGCCTGGACACTGCCTGGATCCCGCAGATCCCCAACGACTTCGACGCGCTGGTGGCGGTTGCGCTGATGAGTGCGCACACCAGTCGCATCGAACTGGGCACGGCCGTCGTCCCATTGCAGGCGCAGCACCCAATTGCGTTGGCCCGTCAAGCCTTATCGG
This is a stretch of genomic DNA from Mycobacterium lacus. It encodes these proteins:
- a CDS encoding TetR/AcrR family transcriptional regulator, with protein sequence MAKRSIPPGPRDERGVLAARILAVARDAFAEHGWAGTAIRAVARAADVDPALIYHYFGSKEGLLDAATAPPQKWLDSVVKTWATPKAELGRQLIRNVLDSWSDGEVGPILRAVVLTAAHETKTREKLGLIVEHGLIGESTLGTDEDDRLRRSSLIASQLIGFALLRYIWKVEPIASMSDDEVIAAVAPNLQRYVDGDIGERA
- a CDS encoding M15 family metallopeptidase, with protein sequence MRRMRRLLPLVVVVALVTASGACKVGSSSESATVTPPRIHPVGTTVATSPDVPPVGDAARAAGFVDVRSVVADAVIDLRYATTNNFTHTQLYPSTARCLVHQDLAAGLAAAAAALRPQGHVLVFWDCYRPHDVQVRMFNAVPNPAWVARPGPYATSHEAGRSVDVTFTGVQEQCPSERQASGLCLADMGTDFDDFTPRATAFATQGVSAQAQANRRVLRDAMNYGGLTVYPGEWWHFDGPGAGVGRPILNVPVD
- a CDS encoding methyltransferase domain-containing protein; translation: MSDNRPAIYTHGHHESVLRGHRQRTVENSAGYLLPHLQPGLSVLDIGCGPGTITAGLAARVAPGPVTAVEPTDDALDLARAEVRLRSLANVSFVTSDVHALDFPDDAFDVVHAHQVLQHVADPVRALREMRRVCTRGGLVAARDADYAGFIWYPRLGALDRWRDLYERAARANGGEPDAGRRLLSWAQRAGFDDITPTGSLWCFATAADRQWWGGMWADRILQSDLAHQLLDSGLATTAELEEMSKAWRDWTAAPDGWLAIPHGEILCRA
- a CDS encoding ISL3 family transposase, translated to MRNVRLWRALLGVDRRTVIEDIEFAEDGDGAELVVARVRSRSGMSGRCGRCQRKAPWYDRGEGPRRWRAWTWARSGCFEAEAPRVNCPAHGPTVVMVPWARHHAGHTFAFDDTVAWLAVACSKTAVCELMRIAWRTVGAVVARVWADTEKTVDRFANLRRIGIDEIAYKRHHKYLTVVVDHDSGHLIWAAPGRDTATLRRFFDALGADRAAQITHVSADAADWIADVVAERCPAAIRCADPFHVVAWATEALDAERRRAWNDARTLARTEAKWGRGRPAKNTAPRPGHERARRLKGARYALWKNPEDLSERQTAKLAWIAKTDPRLYRAYLLKEGLRHVFSVKGEEGKQALDRWISWARRCRIPVFVELAGRIVRHRQAIDAALDHGLSQGLIESTNTKIRVLTRVAFGFHNPAALIALAMLALGGHRPTLPGRG
- a CDS encoding amidase; protein product: MAVSRPSAADIDAAAAHFGFHLDIEAQQRYRAAVEHTLRSYDVVDELYDEVARPQAPERGYRFPQPGENPLGAWYVTAEIASGADGPLARRAVAIKDNIAVAGIPMMNGSRAVQGFVPSRDATVVERLLAAGAIVAGKSVCEDMCCSGSSFTSATGPVRNPWDPTREAGGSSSGSAALVAAGEVELALGGDQGGSVRIPAALCGIVGHKPTHGLVPYTGAFPIERTIDHLGPMTRTVADAALMLTVLAGPDGRDPRQRGDVPVIDYRAGLTGEVAGLRVGLLAEGFGQSGSRPEVDELVRSAAQRFTEIGCTVGEISVPWHRNAIHVFTVIFTDGASYQMLDGNGYGLGVDGLYDPELMAHFARQRLAQADQFASTIRATALCGHYGLRTLCGASYAKARNLLPYLRAAYDDALDRYDVLVMPTVPGTADTLPTGSPQDVTLLANARGKAVNTAPLDITGHPAISVPAGLVDGLPAGMMIVGKRFDDATVLKVADAFESLCGGFPTI
- a CDS encoding methylmalonyl-CoA mutase family protein is translated as MDNGSQTPSGIPLAPVYGPPDRGAEPPPPGEFPFTRGNFASGYRGKLWTFRQYSGFGTAEESNRRYRYLLEQGGTGLSVALDLPTQCGYDSDDPEFGEEVGRVGVAVDSLADAEILFDGIPLDKISTSMTINGTAAILLALYVAAAERKGIPRARLTGTIQNDILKEYASRGTWIWPPEPSLRLIADTIEFCAAEVPRFNAISVAGAHFRDAGATAVQEMAFTLADGVTYCDTVIQRGRMTIDEFAPQISFFFYTHGDFFEEIAKYRAGRRRWATLVRERYGAKTDRASMFRFGCVCGGASLYAPQARNNVVRVAYEAMAAVLGGVQSMFTAAWDEPFALPTEESTTLALRTQQILAYETGVAKVADPLGGSYFVEALTEATEARIIEIMDDLERHGGMVSAIEDGYLQGLIADEAFRMHQDIEAGTRTVVGVNRFVSEEPEPDIVTYELDAEGRDLQLKRLSKVRAERDSAAVRSTLAALARGAEGSDNLMHMLIDCANAYCTVGEMVSALKAVWGEFQQPVVF
- a CDS encoding cobalamin-dependent protein (Presence of a B(12) (cobalamin)-binding domain implies dependence on cobalamin itself, in one of its several forms, or in some unusual lineages, dependence on a cobalamin-like analog.) codes for the protein MAVRILIAKPGLDGHDRGAKIVARTLRDAGFEVIYTGIRQRVEDIASIAVQEDVAVVGLSILSGAHLALTARTIEALRAADAADIAVVVGGTIPHADVPKLLSAGAAAVFPTGTPLDALVRDIRALTGKPAPAVEEECASE